In one Komagataeibacter sp. FNDCR2 genomic region, the following are encoded:
- a CDS encoding carbohydrate porin gives MAGFLGFMTLSGGPARAASSADTQSPPAQTSQGLQLPQWLRNILGEKSQPSGPPQVSNPTPYAETQPTTPTYEAIPSFLNAPYGPPSFGPPFGTTHMLGDWGGIQPWLQKRGLYFAFDVYEDIAGNVAGGRKQDYTATGQVGSTLDVDWDKLLHPAGAWARDLWLHMLVVNGNGRNLSRIYGDNDNQVQQIYGSRGNVVAHLVWAYFEKAWLDHKVDLSVGWIPTGVFFQNSPWVCNYMNVWLCGGEAPTKYLTGARGWPSGNIGTVLRLMPVKEVYVMGGLFAVSPHPYNGGISGWSWGQDGLGKLSTQVEIGWLPAFGRNHLVGHYKLGGMYDNSRYNDLYEDINGNPWVISGLSPRKQSGQTSVWVIADQMLVRRGSGELNGLVLGGYYAYASGQTSQINHTLVAVLMDTGALWHRPLDSVGIAFLWSRFSHSAILSQELAASHGLPLPGANFGVPYGIQGHEAIYEAYYGVHILDGLSIKPDFQYVNHVGGTTVFKDAVVLSTAVNIAF, from the coding sequence ATGGCGGGTTTTCTTGGTTTCATGACCCTGTCCGGTGGTCCGGCGCGGGCGGCCAGTAGCGCGGATACGCAGTCACCTCCGGCACAGACATCGCAGGGGCTTCAACTGCCCCAGTGGCTGCGCAACATTCTGGGGGAAAAAAGCCAGCCAAGTGGCCCCCCCCAGGTGTCCAACCCCACCCCGTATGCCGAGACGCAACCCACGACCCCAACTTATGAAGCGATCCCGAGCTTTCTGAACGCACCCTATGGCCCGCCATCATTCGGTCCCCCCTTCGGCACGACCCATATGCTGGGAGACTGGGGGGGGATCCAGCCATGGCTCCAGAAGCGCGGACTGTATTTTGCCTTTGACGTGTATGAAGATATCGCGGGCAATGTGGCGGGCGGCAGGAAACAGGATTACACGGCCACCGGTCAGGTCGGTTCCACGCTTGATGTCGATTGGGACAAACTCCTGCACCCCGCCGGCGCATGGGCCCGGGACTTATGGCTCCATATGCTGGTGGTCAACGGGAATGGCCGTAACCTGAGCCGGATTTACGGCGATAACGATAATCAGGTCCAGCAGATTTACGGTAGTCGTGGCAATGTTGTCGCGCATCTTGTCTGGGCCTATTTCGAGAAGGCGTGGCTTGACCACAAGGTTGACCTGTCGGTTGGCTGGATTCCGACCGGCGTGTTTTTCCAGAACTCTCCATGGGTCTGCAATTACATGAACGTGTGGCTATGCGGCGGGGAGGCGCCGACCAAGTACCTTACCGGCGCGCGCGGATGGCCTTCGGGTAATATCGGCACTGTCCTGCGTCTCATGCCGGTGAAGGAGGTGTATGTCATGGGCGGTCTGTTCGCCGTTTCACCGCATCCCTATAACGGCGGCATTTCCGGCTGGTCATGGGGGCAGGACGGGCTGGGCAAATTATCCACCCAGGTTGAAATCGGCTGGTTGCCCGCATTCGGCCGTAACCACCTTGTCGGTCATTACAAACTTGGGGGGATGTATGACAATTCGCGCTATAATGATCTTTATGAGGACATAAATGGAAATCCATGGGTCATAAGCGGGTTGAGCCCGCGTAAGCAGAGCGGCCAGACCTCGGTATGGGTCATAGCTGACCAGATGCTGGTCCGCCGGGGCTCAGGTGAGCTCAACGGTCTTGTTCTTGGTGGATATTACGCTTATGCTTCCGGCCAGACATCACAGATCAATCATACACTTGTTGCCGTCCTGATGGATACCGGGGCGCTGTGGCATCGCCCGCTTGATAGTGTGGGCATAGCTTTTCTATGGTCGCGTTTCAGCCACTCCGCCATCCTGTCACAGGAACTTGCGGCCAGCCACGGCCTTCCCCTGCCCGGCGCCAATTTTGGCGTGCCGTATGGTATTCAGGGGCACGAGGCGATTTACGAGGCCTATTACGGCGTTCACATTCTCGATGGGCTGTCGATCAAGCCGGATTTCCAGTATGTCAATCATGTAGGTGGAACAACGGTTTTCAAGGATGCGGTGGTGCTCAGCACGGCTGTCAACATTGCTTTTTGA